In the Candidatus Leptovillus gracilis genome, one interval contains:
- a CDS encoding ABC transporter permease, which produces MSANAASSPVQLEDEYLDEQSRLEKLLGPEWARLLKGIVTNPLSVAGLIILTGFILVAIFAPVLAPPINANWNTRLVPRAGFSAEPQPPGTPWVRNAPETIPFWYGITGHEEWVHLMGTTSGQYDIWYGVVWGSRTALFVGTMVVTTSALIGMLIGATAGFYGGWVDETLMRVVEIFIAFPFLVAALILASILVPIFGRSIWPASIALIVFGWTGYARLLRGDILSTKERDYVQAARASGARDIHLITRHILPNAIYPTLVVLSLDMGAIVLSFAALSFLGIGVQEGYADWGQLVSFARSWILTLDKHWYIIVFPGLALLFYGMGWNLVGDALRDILDPKMRGR; this is translated from the coding sequence ATGAGTGCGAATGCTGCTTCTTCGCCTGTGCAACTTGAAGACGAATATTTGGATGAACAGAGTCGGCTGGAAAAGCTGTTGGGTCCGGAGTGGGCACGGCTCTTAAAAGGGATTGTCACCAATCCACTCTCGGTTGCTGGCCTGATCATTCTTACTGGTTTTATTCTCGTAGCCATATTTGCGCCTGTATTGGCCCCACCGATCAACGCCAACTGGAATACGCGGCTGGTGCCGCGGGCCGGATTCAGCGCCGAGCCACAGCCGCCAGGGACGCCTTGGGTACGAAACGCCCCGGAGACCATACCCTTTTGGTACGGTATTACGGGTCATGAGGAATGGGTTCATTTGATGGGTACTACCAGTGGTCAGTACGATATCTGGTATGGCGTTGTTTGGGGCAGCCGCACGGCGTTGTTTGTGGGTACGATGGTGGTAACAACATCGGCGCTAATCGGTATGCTTATTGGGGCCACGGCCGGTTTTTATGGCGGTTGGGTAGATGAAACGTTAATGCGTGTGGTAGAGATTTTTATCGCCTTTCCTTTCTTGGTGGCGGCCTTGATTCTGGCTTCGATTTTAGTGCCGATTTTCGGCCGAAGTATCTGGCCGGCTTCGATTGCGCTGATTGTTTTTGGCTGGACGGGCTATGCGCGTTTGCTGCGTGGTGACATCTTGTCTACCAAGGAACGGGATTATGTGCAGGCGGCGCGGGCCAGCGGTGCGCGTGACATTCACCTGATCACTCGACATATTTTGCCTAATGCGATTTACCCCACGCTGGTGGTCTTGTCGCTGGACATGGGGGCGATTGTATTGAGTTTTGCGGCGCTCAGCTTCCTGGGGATTGGCGTACAAGAAGGGTATGCAGACTGGGGGCAGCTTGTGAGTTTTGCCCGCTCCTGGATTCTGACGCTGGATAAACATTGGTACATCATTGTATTTCCGGGTTTGGCTCTTTTGTTTTACGGCATGGGCTGGAATCTGGTGGGAGATGCGCTGCGCGACATTCTTGATCCTAAAATGCGCGGAAGGTAG
- a CDS encoding dipeptide ABC transporter ATP-binding protein has protein sequence MNQTNNNGSKEVLISVKNLKKHFPIRRGVFRRQVGAVQAVDGISFDIYKGETLGLVGESGCGKSTAGRTILQLLAPTDGQVYFGQEDLTTLKRNDLRRKRRHMQMIFQDPYSSLNPRMQVGSIVGEPLQIHGIGNAASRKERVQELLSVVGLNPYFVKRYPHEFSGGQRQRIGIARALATNPSFIVADEPISALDVSIQAQVVNLLDDLKSELGLTYLFIAHDLSMVRYISDRVAVMYLGRIVELSERDEVYDHPLHPYTQALLSAIPIPDPDKEATRKRILLEGDVPSPANPPAGCRFNPRCSFATDICRQEDPEFRNLGTETKPHMVACHHADKFL, from the coding sequence ATGAACCAGACAAACAACAACGGCAGCAAAGAAGTCCTCATCAGCGTCAAAAACCTCAAAAAACATTTTCCCATTCGCCGCGGCGTCTTCCGCCGCCAGGTTGGCGCAGTTCAGGCCGTTGATGGCATCAGTTTCGACATTTACAAAGGCGAAACGCTGGGCCTGGTGGGCGAAAGCGGCTGTGGCAAATCCACCGCCGGCCGCACAATTTTGCAATTGTTAGCCCCCACAGACGGGCAAGTTTATTTCGGCCAGGAAGACCTGACCACTCTCAAGCGAAACGATTTGCGCCGCAAACGACGGCACATGCAAATGATATTCCAGGACCCCTATTCCTCACTCAATCCCCGGATGCAGGTAGGCAGCATTGTCGGTGAACCGCTGCAAATTCATGGCATCGGCAACGCCGCCAGCCGCAAAGAGCGCGTGCAAGAACTACTGAGCGTGGTCGGTCTGAACCCCTATTTTGTCAAACGTTACCCCCACGAATTCTCTGGCGGCCAGCGCCAACGCATTGGCATCGCCCGCGCCCTGGCCACCAACCCCTCCTTCATCGTCGCCGACGAACCCATTTCCGCCCTGGATGTTTCCATCCAGGCCCAGGTCGTCAATTTGTTGGACGACTTAAAGTCCGAACTCGGCCTCACCTATTTATTTATCGCCCACGACCTATCAATGGTCCGCTACATCAGCGACCGGGTCGCCGTGATGTATTTAGGACGCATCGTCGAGTTAAGCGAGCGGGATGAAGTGTATGACCATCCGCTGCATCCTTATACCCAGGCGCTGCTGTCGGCCATTCCCATTCCCGATCCAGACAAAGAAGCCACCAGAAAGCGCATTCTTCTCGAAGGCGACGTCCCCAGCCCGGCCAATCCCCCCGCCGGTTGTCGTTTCAACCCCCGCTGCTCCTTCGCCACCGATATTTGTCGCCAGGAAGACCCGGAATTCCGCAATCTGGGCACAGAAACAAAACCGCACATGGTAGCCTGCCATCACGCCGATAAATTTCTATAG
- a CDS encoding TrkA family potassium uptake protein, whose translation MAKKQPQEFAVIGLGRFGSSLARALEENGQTVMAIDENAQLVQSVADEVTHAAVLDSTNEDALRTVDIGSFDTVIVAIGADFEANLLTTASLKSLGVRRVICKTQTSRQKEILLRVGADMVVQPEQNSARRLAEELSTPTLLEKFNLSQGYAIAEIVLPMCLTWQSLAQSDLRNKHHLTILLIKRGDEVLISPTADTILQQGDLLIVFGDNQSITRFSKLT comes from the coding sequence ATGGCAAAAAAGCAGCCCCAGGAATTTGCAGTGATCGGATTAGGGCGGTTTGGCAGCAGCCTGGCGCGCGCGCTGGAAGAAAACGGCCAAACCGTAATGGCAATTGACGAGAATGCCCAACTGGTGCAAAGCGTTGCCGATGAAGTGACCCATGCGGCCGTTCTGGACTCTACCAATGAAGACGCTTTGCGTACCGTAGATATTGGTTCCTTCGATACCGTCATTGTCGCCATTGGCGCCGATTTTGAAGCCAACCTCCTCACCACAGCCTCGCTCAAAAGCCTGGGCGTGCGGCGGGTTATCTGCAAGACACAAACCAGCCGACAAAAAGAGATTTTGCTGCGCGTGGGCGCCGACATGGTGGTGCAGCCCGAACAAAACAGCGCCCGCCGTCTGGCCGAAGAGCTAAGTACCCCCACCTTGCTGGAAAAATTTAACCTGAGCCAGGGCTACGCCATCGCCGAAATCGTCTTGCCGATGTGTCTGACCTGGCAAAGTCTGGCCCAAAGCGATCTGCGTAATAAACACCACCTGACTATTTTGCTCATCAAACGGGGCGACGAGGTGCTTATTTCCCCCACCGCCGACACCATTCTGCAGCAGGGCGATCTCTTGATCGTCTTTGGCGACAACCAATCCATCACCCGCTTCAGCAAACTGACATGA
- a CDS encoding aminotransferase class I/II-fold pyridoxal phosphate-dependent enzyme: MHIAPFTIEQFFAVYEFSTPHILCASDCEALTVGELLALAGEPSGGLLDLRLSYTESQGSPALRAQIAALYPAWSPDDVVVVTAPEEGIFLALHTLLEPGDHVVVLTPAYDSLLNLAQHVTGNVSRWEVEKGGNGRWQLNLNRLEHLVTDQTRLLIVNFPHNPTGFLPTLEELQAIITIARRHGAWLFCDEMYRGLELPGQETLPSAATLYERAIVLAGLSKTHGLPGLRSGWLLIQDADLRERLINWKHYTTICPPGPSEFLAQTALRVHQRLVAGNQAIIAGNLAVAEAFFGRWPQMFDWRPPLAGSVALVGLNAPSATAYCHQLAAEAGILLLPSSCLGYGDGHVRLGLGRRDFAANLALYEQHLHLNTEH; the protein is encoded by the coding sequence ATGCACATTGCCCCTTTTACCATCGAACAATTTTTTGCCGTGTACGAATTTAGCACGCCCCATATTTTGTGCGCTTCCGACTGCGAGGCGCTGACCGTGGGCGAACTGCTGGCCCTGGCCGGGGAGCCATCGGGTGGGCTGCTGGATTTGCGCCTGAGCTACACGGAATCGCAGGGCAGTCCGGCGCTGCGGGCGCAAATCGCCGCCCTTTATCCAGCCTGGTCACCGGACGACGTGGTGGTGGTGACTGCCCCGGAGGAGGGTATTTTCCTGGCGCTGCACACGCTGCTGGAGCCGGGCGACCACGTCGTCGTCCTGACGCCGGCATATGATTCGCTGCTGAATCTGGCGCAGCATGTGACGGGCAACGTGAGCCGCTGGGAGGTGGAAAAGGGGGGAAACGGCCGTTGGCAGCTCAACCTCAACCGCCTGGAACATCTCGTCACCGACCAGACCCGCCTGCTGATTGTCAACTTCCCCCACAACCCCACCGGTTTTCTGCCCACACTCGAAGAATTGCAGGCGATCATCACCATTGCCCGGCGGCATGGAGCCTGGCTCTTTTGCGACGAGATGTATCGCGGTCTGGAACTGCCCGGCCAGGAAACGCTGCCCTCGGCGGCCACGTTGTATGAACGCGCCATCGTTCTGGCCGGTTTGTCTAAAACGCACGGGCTGCCCGGTTTGCGCTCTGGCTGGCTGCTCATTCAGGACGCCGATCTGCGCGAACGGCTGATCAACTGGAAGCATTACACCACCATTTGCCCACCCGGCCCCAGCGAATTTCTGGCGCAGACCGCCCTGCGCGTCCACCAGCGGTTGGTTGCTGGCAATCAGGCTATCATCGCCGGGAATCTGGCGGTGGCCGAGGCGTTTTTCGGCCGTTGGCCGCAGATGTTCGACTGGCGGCCGCCGCTGGCCGGTTCGGTGGCCCTGGTGGGGCTGAACGCGCCCTCGGCCACCGCCTACTGCCACCAACTGGCGGCCGAGGCGGGCATTTTACTGCTGCCGAGCAGCTGCCTGGGGTACGGTGATGGGCATGTGCGCCTGGGTCTAGGCCGTCGGGATTTTGCGGCCAATCTGGCGCTCTACGAACAGCATTTACACCTGAACACTGAACACTAA
- a CDS encoding ABC transporter ATP-binding protein: MTHLLEVENLVTRFYTEEGIVHAVNGISYTLNEGEAMAIVGESGSGKSVGVLSIMGLIPTPPGQVEAGKVFFNGRDLLKLSKEEVRHVRGREMAMVFQDPMTSLNPVLTIGRQMTEGLELHLGMNRDQANERAAEMLVLVGLPNAKERLDDYPHQFSGGQRQRIGIAMALSCNPSLLIADEPTTALDVTIQAQIVDLVTRLRKQLGMAIIWITHDLGVVTSVVEKVAVMYSGFIVESAPVRELYRHTSHPYTLGLLESLPKIDAKEKKRLIPIQGLPPDLLREPKHCPFAPRCRYAIQRCWEENPPLEAVAPEHYSACWRWEDIHDGVRITAEDLQQQTAPVGATA, encoded by the coding sequence ATGACCCATTTACTTGAAGTTGAAAATCTTGTAACCAGGTTTTACACCGAAGAAGGAATTGTTCATGCAGTAAATGGCATTTCCTACACCCTGAACGAGGGTGAGGCAATGGCCATTGTCGGTGAAAGTGGGTCCGGCAAATCCGTCGGTGTCCTTTCCATCATGGGTTTGATACCTACCCCACCGGGACAGGTAGAAGCGGGCAAAGTTTTTTTTAACGGCCGTGATCTTCTTAAACTCTCCAAAGAAGAAGTACGCCATGTACGTGGTCGGGAAATGGCCATGGTCTTCCAAGACCCCATGACTTCCCTCAACCCCGTGCTAACTATCGGTCGCCAAATGACCGAAGGCCTGGAACTCCACCTGGGCATGAACCGCGACCAAGCCAACGAACGCGCCGCCGAAATGCTTGTCCTGGTCGGCCTGCCCAACGCCAAAGAACGTTTAGACGACTATCCCCATCAATTCTCCGGCGGCCAGCGCCAACGCATTGGCATCGCCATGGCCCTTTCCTGCAACCCTTCCCTCCTCATCGCCGACGAACCCACTACTGCCCTGGACGTCACCATCCAGGCCCAAATCGTAGACTTGGTCACCCGCTTGCGTAAACAACTCGGCATGGCCATCATCTGGATCACCCACGATCTGGGCGTCGTCACCAGTGTCGTTGAAAAAGTCGCCGTCATGTACTCTGGCTTCATTGTCGAGTCGGCCCCCGTCCGTGAACTTTATCGCCACACCAGCCACCCCTATACCTTAGGTCTGCTGGAATCGCTGCCCAAAATTGACGCCAAAGAGAAAAAACGCCTGATCCCTATTCAGGGTTTGCCCCCCGATCTGCTCCGAGAACCCAAGCACTGCCCCTTTGCCCCACGCTGCCGTTATGCCATACAGCGCTGCTGGGAAGAAAACCCTCCATTAGAAGCCGTAGCGCCAGAACATTATTCAGCCTGCTGGCGTTGGGAAGACATCCATGACGGTGTGCGTATCACCGCCGAAGACCTGCAACAACAAACTGCACCTGTTGGAGCGACAGCATGA
- the msrP gene encoding protein-methionine-sulfoxide reductase catalytic subunit MsrP — MLIKKRATYALPSSEITPESLYLSRRQFIQGATAVAAGSLLAACSPNPNTPQGRAPVGDTQSMPGATSATTDELGDPLNSYEDIITYNNYYEFSTDKDGPAKLAQNFVTSPWQVTIGGLVNNPGVYDVDDLRTKFDQEERIYRLRCVEAWSMVIPWMGFPLAKLLEEVQPTANAQYVRFETLYDPDNMPGQKSRWFSWPYVEGLRLDEAMNELTLLATGLYGKDLLPQNGAPIRLVMPWKYGFKSIKSIVKIDLVEQRPSSLWMDAAPNEYGFFANVNPEVAHPRWSQTNERRIGELSRRPTLKFNGYEEQVAYLYEGMNLRANF; from the coding sequence ATGCTAATCAAAAAACGTGCCACTTATGCACTACCATCTTCCGAAATTACGCCGGAATCCTTGTATTTATCACGTCGTCAGTTTATACAGGGGGCAACGGCCGTAGCCGCCGGTTCACTGTTAGCCGCATGCAGCCCCAACCCCAACACCCCCCAGGGTCGCGCCCCGGTTGGCGACACGCAGTCCATGCCCGGCGCAACCAGCGCCACTACCGATGAACTGGGCGATCCGCTCAACAGCTACGAAGACATCATCACCTACAATAATTATTACGAGTTCTCCACCGACAAAGATGGTCCGGCCAAATTAGCGCAAAATTTCGTCACCTCTCCCTGGCAAGTCACCATCGGCGGATTGGTGAACAATCCGGGCGTCTATGATGTAGACGATCTGCGCACTAAATTCGACCAGGAGGAACGCATATATCGGCTGCGCTGCGTGGAAGCCTGGTCCATGGTCATTCCCTGGATGGGTTTCCCCCTGGCAAAACTCCTGGAAGAAGTCCAGCCCACAGCCAACGCTCAATACGTGCGCTTCGAGACCCTATACGACCCCGACAACATGCCCGGTCAGAAAAGCCGCTGGTTCAGTTGGCCCTATGTCGAAGGGCTGCGTCTGGACGAGGCGATGAACGAGCTAACGCTGCTGGCCACCGGCCTTTACGGCAAGGACTTGCTGCCACAAAATGGCGCGCCCATTCGCCTGGTAATGCCCTGGAAGTATGGTTTCAAGAGCATTAAATCCATTGTCAAAATCGATCTGGTGGAGCAAAGACCCTCTTCTTTGTGGATGGACGCCGCGCCCAACGAATACGGTTTCTTCGCCAACGTCAATCCTGAAGTAGCCCACCCACGCTGGTCGCAGACCAATGAACGGCGCATCGGCGAATTAAGCCGACGCCCCACGCTAAAGTTTAATGGCTACGAGGAGCAGGTGGCTTACCTGTATGAAGGCATGAACCTGCGGGCGAATTTTTAG
- a CDS encoding DUF1294 domain-containing protein, protein MSKNSKSGLYRRYRYQSNATLVGLVVTAVLVGVLAFTTTWPFYLVWVLSLTVTTFMLFGLDKSLAVANQKRVPEIVLHLFTLLGGFVGQTVGRAIFRHKISSQKRLVFNVVLLLAVVLHAGIIYWLYFSG, encoded by the coding sequence ATGTCGAAGAATTCTAAATCGGGTTTGTACCGGCGGTATCGGTATCAATCGAATGCGACGTTGGTGGGGTTGGTGGTAACGGCCGTTCTTGTCGGCGTTCTGGCATTTACCACCACCTGGCCCTTTTACCTGGTGTGGGTCTTGTCGTTGACGGTTACAACATTCATGTTGTTTGGCCTGGACAAAAGCCTGGCCGTCGCCAATCAGAAGCGCGTGCCAGAAATTGTGCTGCATTTGTTTACGCTGTTGGGTGGGTTTGTGGGGCAGACCGTGGGACGGGCCATTTTTCGGCACAAGATCAGCAGCCAGAAGCGGTTGGTTTTTAACGTGGTGCTGCTGTTAGCCGTTGTCTTACATGCCGGCATCATCTATTGGCTCTATTTTTCCGGCTGA
- a CDS encoding ABC transporter substrate-binding protein: protein MFNKKMSLLVALMMIFAVLLVACQPETVEVIKEVPVEVTRVITETVTEAGESVEVTRVVTEQIVVTATPEPVAPVSFVAPNPGTYTEILFGDPDTLDPNLAYDTASSGVIMQVMEPLIFYNHKDATSYVPVLAMEVPSLDNGLISEDGLTYTFNIRPGVTFHDGGTLEAHDVAYTFWRGLLQSDPNGPQWLWLEPILGYSNCYDVTEGIDPECAIAGDPDAVKALDADTLAGVCEVVKAAVVPDDAAGTVTFNLAQPWGPFLSTMAGFSYVLDQEWTAAQGDWDGDCATWQNYYAPGAENSPITDKINGTGPYILDHWTPNEEIVMVANENYWRPEGDPMWENGPSGVAKVSTVIIKNVSEWGTRFAALQAGDAEWVSVPLENYTQVDPLVGEICDYHTDECVPSDNPQGTLRVWPDLPSVSRTDIFMNFNVVTDDQGNNPYIGSGKLDGNGVPADFFSDIHVRQAFRACFDYDTYIAEALNGKGIRNNGPIIQDMLGYNPDGPYVQFDMDMCASELEMAWDGAVAENGFRVQVVFNTGNTTRQIIGEILQANLSTINPAYQVEIVGVPWPTLLRSFRAAQLPLAVSGWVEDIHDPHNWAQPFTVGTFAGRQNLPQDLVDQFNDLVTRGVLASDPVEREAIYFELQQLHYDTAIQITGAQALSNRYEQRWVQGWYNRVGAFAPYYYAMSLDE, encoded by the coding sequence ATGTTTAATAAAAAAATGAGCCTGTTAGTGGCCTTGATGATGATTTTTGCTGTTTTGCTGGTGGCCTGTCAGCCAGAAACAGTTGAAGTCATCAAAGAAGTGCCCGTAGAAGTAACCCGCGTCATTACCGAAACCGTCACCGAAGCTGGTGAATCGGTGGAAGTGACCCGTGTTGTCACGGAACAAATTGTGGTAACGGCTACGCCGGAACCAGTTGCGCCCGTTAGCTTTGTCGCCCCGAATCCGGGCACGTATACCGAAATCTTGTTTGGCGATCCGGACACCCTGGATCCGAATCTTGCCTACGATACCGCCAGCAGCGGCGTGATCATGCAGGTGATGGAACCCCTGATTTTCTACAATCACAAAGACGCCACCTCTTACGTGCCTGTGTTGGCGATGGAAGTCCCCAGCCTGGATAATGGCCTGATTTCTGAAGATGGCCTCACCTACACCTTCAACATCCGTCCGGGTGTAACTTTCCACGATGGCGGTACGCTGGAAGCCCACGACGTGGCCTACACCTTCTGGCGTGGTTTGCTCCAGTCTGACCCCAATGGCCCGCAGTGGCTGTGGTTGGAACCCATCCTGGGTTACAGCAACTGCTACGACGTGACCGAAGGCATTGACCCAGAGTGTGCGATTGCCGGTGATCCTGACGCCGTGAAAGCGCTCGACGCCGACACGCTGGCCGGTGTATGCGAGGTTGTGAAAGCGGCCGTTGTGCCCGATGATGCGGCCGGCACTGTCACCTTCAACCTGGCCCAACCCTGGGGACCTTTCCTGTCCACAATGGCTGGCTTTAGCTACGTGCTGGATCAAGAATGGACCGCAGCCCAGGGTGACTGGGACGGCGATTGCGCCACTTGGCAGAATTACTATGCTCCTGGCGCCGAAAACAGCCCGATCACCGACAAAATCAATGGCACCGGCCCCTACATCCTGGATCATTGGACCCCCAACGAAGAGATCGTGATGGTCGCCAACGAGAATTACTGGCGTCCAGAAGGCGATCCAATGTGGGAAAATGGCCCCTCTGGCGTCGCCAAAGTCTCGACTGTTATTATCAAGAACGTCAGCGAATGGGGTACCCGCTTTGCTGCTTTGCAGGCTGGTGATGCTGAATGGGTCAGCGTTCCGCTGGAAAACTACACCCAGGTTGATCCGCTGGTAGGCGAAATCTGCGATTACCACACCGATGAATGCGTGCCCAGCGACAATCCGCAAGGGACATTGCGTGTCTGGCCCGATCTGCCCAGCGTCAGCCGTACAGACATCTTCATGAACTTCAATGTCGTCACCGATGACCAGGGCAACAACCCGTACATCGGCAGCGGTAAACTGGATGGCAATGGCGTTCCGGCCGACTTCTTCTCCGACATTCATGTGCGTCAGGCCTTCCGTGCCTGCTTCGATTATGACACCTACATCGCTGAGGCGTTGAATGGCAAGGGCATCCGCAATAATGGCCCCATCATTCAGGACATGCTCGGTTACAACCCGGATGGTCCGTACGTTCAGTTTGATATGGACATGTGCGCGTCTGAATTGGAAATGGCCTGGGATGGCGCTGTGGCCGAGAATGGCTTCCGCGTACAGGTTGTCTTCAACACCGGCAACACCACCCGCCAGATTATTGGTGAAATCCTGCAAGCCAATCTCAGTACCATCAACCCGGCTTACCAGGTTGAGATCGTAGGTGTGCCGTGGCCGACGCTGCTGCGCTCCTTCCGCGCCGCTCAACTGCCGCTGGCTGTCAGCGGCTGGGTCGAAGATATCCATGACCCGCACAACTGGGCGCAGCCGTTCACCGTTGGCACATTTGCCGGCCGCCAAAATCTGCCGCAAGATTTGGTAGACCAATTCAACGACCTGGTTACCCGCGGCGTGTTGGCCTCCGATCCGGTCGAACGTGAAGCTATCTACTTTGAATTGCAGCAGCTGCACTACGACACGGCCATCCAGATCACCGGCGCCCAGGCGTTGAGCAACCGCTACGAGCAACGTTGGGTGCAAGGCTGGTACAATCGGGTTGGCGCGTTTGCCCCCTATTACTACGCCATGAGTCTGGACGAGTAA
- a CDS encoding sulfoxide reductase heme-binding subunit YedZ yields MKVDRKLQTRLLRIGGHLVALIPLTLLLLDWQTANFSPDPVREITLRTGKAAILLLLASLAVTPLKLILGWNQLHPLRRILGLYAFAYVVLHLLTFVWLDYGLSWPLISEAIVEKRYALVGLAAFLILLPLALTSTQGMMKRLGKRWTSLHRWVYLAGILAVLHYVLLVKQAYTQPLFLALILALLLTARLPAVRRRIVSWRRELKSRTVRGSAGKIEPIDDAGM; encoded by the coding sequence ATGAAAGTGGATCGTAAACTGCAAACCCGGCTGTTACGCATTGGCGGCCATCTGGTGGCGCTTATCCCCCTGACGCTGCTGCTGCTAGATTGGCAGACAGCCAATTTTAGCCCCGACCCGGTACGCGAAATTACGCTGCGTACCGGGAAGGCGGCCATCTTGCTGCTGCTGGCTTCGTTAGCCGTAACGCCGCTCAAATTGATCTTAGGCTGGAACCAACTCCACCCGCTGCGCCGTATTTTGGGGCTGTATGCGTTTGCTTACGTCGTGCTGCACTTGTTGACGTTTGTCTGGCTGGATTATGGATTGAGTTGGCCCCTCATCAGCGAGGCCATCGTGGAAAAACGATACGCGCTGGTCGGTTTGGCCGCTTTTCTCATCTTGTTGCCCCTGGCGCTAACCTCTACCCAGGGGATGATGAAGCGGTTGGGCAAGCGATGGACCTCTCTGCACCGTTGGGTGTATCTGGCCGGAATTTTGGCTGTGCTGCATTATGTGCTGCTGGTGAAGCAGGCGTACACGCAGCCGCTTTTCCTGGCGCTGATTTTGGCGCTTTTGTTAACAGCGCGTCTACCGGCCGTTAGACGGCGGATTGTGAGTTGGCGGCGAGAGCTGAAAAGCCGGACGGTGCGCGGTTCAGCCGGAAAAATAGAGCCAATAGATGATGCCGGCATGTAA
- a CDS encoding NUDIX domain-containing protein → METVNDLTDWLAARGIDTSAWGTGAAKSVADLWEELRGGDCTLADNPPRREVAVVQITIRRGACVLLEIEQEMENGRFRARNHLPSEKIKTGEALDSAARRCLQEELAVAETAVTWLPHTDPPYQQIADSPSYPGLLTNYTFYPVVAQVTGLPDGPFWRDNLAARTGDPVQRHLWAWRAAV, encoded by the coding sequence ATGGAAACAGTAAATGACTTAACCGATTGGCTGGCGGCGCGGGGCATTGATACGTCGGCGTGGGGCACAGGCGCGGCCAAAAGCGTGGCTGACCTTTGGGAAGAGCTGCGCGGCGGTGACTGCACGCTGGCCGACAATCCACCGCGCCGGGAGGTGGCGGTGGTGCAAATTACCATCCGCCGCGGCGCGTGCGTGCTGCTGGAAATAGAGCAGGAGATGGAAAACGGCCGTTTCCGTGCCCGCAACCATCTCCCCTCTGAAAAAATAAAAACGGGAGAAGCGCTGGACTCCGCTGCCCGGCGCTGTTTGCAGGAAGAATTGGCGGTGGCAGAAACGGCCGTTACCTGGCTGCCCCACACCGACCCGCCCTACCAACAGATTGCCGATTCACCCTCTTATCCGGGTCTGCTAACAAACTACACCTTTTATCCAGTCGTCGCCCAGGTGACCGGGCTGCCAGATGGACCCTTTTGGCGCGACAACCTGGCCGCCCGGACCGGCGACCCGGTGCAGCGCCATTTGTGGGCATGGCGAGCGGCGGTTTAG
- a CDS encoding ABC transporter permease yields the protein MTAYILRRLMVLPIILLGVTLLIFAMLQVLGPVERSALYVKDLPHSDAALDAIIKRYGLNDPFYKQYWSWLVGRTDPINGETIGGVLRGDLGYSRTGREPVVDTLKRRIPMTMELALWSMFPIVFIGIWLGIKAALNHNKWPDQLARIIAILGYSFPTFVFGLLVLLIFYAKLGWFPPGRLSTQFSQQVLKPEFVNYTRMMSVDALLNLRFDIFLDALRHLILPVITLSYLSWALLLKVTRSSMLEALRQDYVTTARAKGLSEKVVVNRHVRKNALIPVATIAGATVAGLLNGVVITETIFNLPGIGSAAAAAALSLDVLTMLGFALFTASLFILVNLLVDILYGVLDPRVRLE from the coding sequence ATGACAGCCTACATACTTCGACGGCTTATGGTATTACCCATTATTTTGCTAGGGGTAACGCTTCTTATTTTTGCCATGTTGCAGGTGTTAGGGCCTGTAGAGCGTTCGGCATTATACGTGAAGGACCTGCCCCATTCCGATGCGGCATTGGATGCCATTATCAAGCGGTATGGCCTGAACGACCCGTTCTATAAGCAGTATTGGTCCTGGCTGGTCGGCCGGACAGACCCTATAAACGGTGAAACCATTGGTGGGGTTCTGCGCGGCGATTTAGGCTATTCGCGCACTGGGCGCGAGCCAGTGGTAGACACGCTCAAACGTCGCATTCCCATGACCATGGAATTGGCTCTATGGAGTATGTTTCCTATCGTGTTTATCGGCATCTGGTTGGGAATTAAAGCGGCCCTAAACCACAACAAATGGCCGGATCAGTTGGCGCGTATCATTGCGATTCTGGGTTATTCTTTCCCAACCTTTGTCTTTGGGTTGTTGGTGCTGTTGATATTTTATGCGAAATTAGGCTGGTTTCCTCCCGGACGTTTGTCTACGCAGTTCAGCCAACAAGTTCTCAAGCCAGAATTTGTGAACTACACCAGGATGATGAGCGTAGACGCCTTGCTAAATCTACGATTTGACATATTCCTGGATGCCTTGCGTCACCTGATTTTGCCAGTCATTACACTTTCTTATCTATCTTGGGCGCTGCTGCTGAAAGTGACGCGCTCCTCCATGTTGGAGGCGCTGCGCCAGGATTACGTAACCACAGCGCGGGCCAAAGGGTTGAGCGAGAAAGTGGTCGTAAACCGGCATGTGCGGAAAAATGCGTTGATCCCGGTGGCAACCATTGCCGGAGCAACCGTTGCCGGCCTTTTGAACGGCGTGGTCATTACAGAAACGATCTTTAACCTGCCGGGCATAGGGTCGGCGGCGGCGGCGGCGGCGTTGAGTCTGGACGTTCTAACAATGCTTGGTTTTGCTTTGTTTACAGCCAGTTTGTTCATCCTTGTCAACCTTCTAGTTGATATTTTGTATGGTGTTCTCGATCCCAGGGTACGCCTGGAGTAG